The Gemmatimonadota bacterium genome contains the following window.
TGTCTAGGACGGACCGCCGGGATCGCCTGAACCGCCTGGACTGCCTGGACCTGACAAACCAGGCCACCGGAAGTACGCACCGTGAATACCACACCGATCGACAAGCTCGCAGAGACGGACCTCGAGGAAATCCGCAACGAACGGGTGTCTTTCGAGCGAACGCCGGACATGCCGACCGAGCATATGATCCTCAATTTCGGTCCCCAGCACCCCGCCACCCACGGGACGCTGCACATGGTGCTGGAACTGGACGGGGAAAAGGTCGCGGGCGCCACGCCCCATCTCGGCTACCTGCACACCGGTTTCGAAAAACTGGGCGAGTACCGGAGCTACAACCAGTTCGTCACACTGACCGACCGGATGAACTACCTGTCGCCCCTGTGCAACAACATCGGCTATACCCATGCGGTCGAAAAGCTTATGGACATCGAAATCACGCCGCGGTGCCGGAATATCCGGGTCGCCCTGGCCGAACTCTCCCGCCTCGCCGACCACCTGCTTTGCGTAGGCACGGCCGCCCTCGATATCGGGGCCTTCACCGCCTTCCTGTACGGGTTCCGGGCGCGGGAGGTGCTGTACGATCTGTTCGAGGCGGTTTGCGGCACGCGGCTGACCACCAGCTACACGCGCGTGGGCGGGCTCCTGCGCGACGTGCCGGTGAACTTCGCGGAAATGGCCCGGGAATCCGTGGAAGAGACCCTGCGGGCCACCGCGGAAATCGACCGGCTCCTGACGCACAACCGCATCTGGCGCGACCGGACCGAGGGCGTGGGCGTCCTCTCGGCGGAAGACGCCGTGGCCTGGGGCGCCACGGGGCCGGTGCTCAGGGCCTCCGGCGTAGACTGGGACATTCGGAAGAACGAGCCGTACCTCGGGTACGAAGCCTATGATT
Protein-coding sequences here:
- the nuoD gene encoding NADH dehydrogenase (quinone) subunit D codes for the protein MNTTPIDKLAETDLEEIRNERVSFERTPDMPTEHMILNFGPQHPATHGTLHMVLELDGEKVAGATPHLGYLHTGFEKLGEYRSYNQFVTLTDRMNYLSPLCNNIGYTHAVEKLMDIEITPRCRNIRVALAELSRLADHLLCVGTAALDIGAFTAFLYGFRAREVLYDLFEAVCGTRLTTSYTRVGGLLRDVPVNFAEMARESVEETLRATAEIDRLLTHNRIWRDRTEGVGVLSAEDAVAWGATGPVLRASGVDWDIRKNEPYLGYEAYDFDIPIGRNGDVYDRYLVRMEEIRQSAKIVRQAVEDLPTGPVNADEEHAVLPEKSEVYESMESLIYHFKMTMEGHGPTPPVGEVYAATEAPNGELGFFIVSDGSREPYRIRVRPPSFVNFSMFPMLIRGHMLSDVVAILGSLNVIAGELDR